From the Agelaius phoeniceus isolate bAgePho1 chromosome 28, bAgePho1.hap1, whole genome shotgun sequence genome, one window contains:
- the LOC143696101 gene encoding uncharacterized protein LOC143696101 gives MESREDKCPRQNLVAEAVLSGSTAQEANGEEKAWRCHTRRGCKRRWRGCEGERASLGREGGRRWRQSSELVLHEQLHDGEKPHTCVECGKSFRWNSELIRHQRTHTGERPYECGECGKSFSQSSNLISHQRTHTGERPYECGQCGESFRESSNLIKHQRTHTGERPYECSKCGKRFQTRSHLLQHYQSHTEERPFQCPDCGKGFKYNSDVVKHRRIHTGERPYECDKCRKRFQTSSNLLLHYRIHTEERPFRCPDCGKGFQRNCTLVRHRRIHTGERPYECPQCGKSFSRSSTLTRHQRRHR, from the coding sequence atggagagcagggaggacaaatgcccgcggcagaacctggtggcagaggccgttttgagcggctccacggcgcaggaagccaacggggaggaaaaggcctgGAGATGCcacacgaggaggggctgcaaacgcagatggcggggatgtgagggggaaagagccagcctgggccgggaaggcggccggagatggaggcagagctcggagctggtgctccatgagcagctccatgatggggagaagccccacacgtgcgtggagtgtgggaagagcttcaggtggaactccgagctgatcaggcaccagaggacccacactggggaacggccctacgagtgtggggagtgtgggaagagcttcagccagagctccaacctgatcagccaccagaggacccacactggggagaggccctacgagtgtgggcagtgtggggAGAGCTTCAGAGAGAGCTCCAACCTGATCaagcaccagaggacccacacgggggagaggccctatgagtgctccaagtgtgggaagaggtttcagaccaggtCCCATCTTCTccagcactatcagagtcacacagaggagaggcccttccaatgccccgactgtgggaagggattcaagtacAACTCCGACGTTGTGaagcaccggcgcatccacacaggggagaggccctacgagtgtgataaatgcaggaagaggtttcagaccagctccaatctcctcctgcactatcggattcacacagaggagaggccattcCGCTGCCCAGACTGCGGGAAGGGATTCCAGCGCAACTGCACCCTcgtcaggcaccggcgcatccacacaggggagaggccctacgagtgtccccagtgtgggaagagcttctccaggagctctaccttgacccgacaccaacggaggcaccggtaa